The Terriglobales bacterium DNA window TGGGCGCAGCGCAAAGGCAAGCTCGGCCGCGGCCGCGGTCTGGGCATCGCTTGCAGCCACTACGTGAGCGGCGCGGCCAATTCCATCATCCGCTCCGACATGCCGCACTCCACTGTGAACATCAAGATCGACCGCGACGGCGGGGTGGTGGTGTACACCGGGGCCTCCGACATCGGCCAGGGCTCCGACACCATGGTGGCGCAGATTGCCGCCGAGGTCCTGGGCTGCCGCATGGCGCGGGTGAAAGTCGTCGCCGCCGACACCGACCTCACGCCCATCGACATTGGCTCCTACTCCTCGCGCGTGACCTTCATGAACGGCAACGCCACCCTGCGGGCCGCGGAAGAGGTGAAGAAGCAGATCCAAGTCGCCGCTGCCCGCAGGATGGATTGCGCACCGGAAGATGTGATGATGCGCGACGACCGGGTCTGGAAGAAGGGAAGCGCTGCCGGCACCGGTCCCTCGGCGGAGAAAGGGCTCGAGACCAAGGACGCCTCGCGCGGCGCCGCCGAGGTCTCCGGCCGCGTTGAAGGCCAGATCCTGCGCGGCTCGCTGCAGCAGAAGCGAAAAGAGGAAGGCCCGAAGAACCACATGTCCTTCGAGGAGGCGGGGGTTGCGGCCATCGACTTCCACGGCGCCCTCACCGGTACCGGGTCTTATGCTCCGCCGCAGGAAGCCCGTGGCGGCAAACACAAGGGTGCGGGCGTCGGGCCGTCGCCTGCCTATTCGTACTCCGCGCAGGTGGCCGACGTGAGCGTGGACGAGGAGACCGGCGAGGTCACGGTACATAAGATCTGGGCGGCGCACGATTGCGGACGCGCCCTGAACCCGGTCTCGGTCGATGGCCAGGTGATCGGCTCGGTCTGGATGGGACTCGGCCAGGCGCTCCAGGAAGAGATGGTCTGGAAGGACGGCCTGCTGATGAATCCAGGCTTGCTCGAATACCGCTCGCCCTCGTCGGCCGAGTCGCCGGAGATCGAGAGCATCATCGTCGAGTCCGTGGATCCCGAGGGCCCGTTCGGCGCCAAGGAATGCAGCGAGGGCTCGCTTGCCGCGGCGATTCCCGCCATCGCCAATGCCATCTACGACGCAGTGGGCGCGCGCCTGCGCGAATCGCCGTTCACACCGGAGCGCATCGTCGCCGCCCTGCGAGCGCAGGCCGGCATCAAGAAGCTTGACCTGACCGAAGGTGTAGACCCGACCGCGCCCATGACCTTCCGCGAGCATGGCGGTTCGCTGTGGTTCAAGGGGAAGGGTCCGGCGCGACACCCACTCGACCCAGCGGTCCAGAAAGAAGTGCCCAGTGGCGATTAACGGGAAGTTGTTGGTGGTCGCGTTATTCCTGCTAGCCGCGGGCAAGCCACTTTCCTGGAATGCGCTGTTGAGCCATAGAGACGACTATCATGGAAAGGTTGTCGCTCTTGAGGGCTACTACTGGAAGGGCTTTGAACGAAGTGGCTTGTCAGAATCAAAGGAAATCTGTGAAAAGGGTGGGACTCCCAGCATCTGGATCAATGAAATGCCTGGTGAGATTCGCTACAAGGCTTCAAACAAATGTATTCATGTGCATGTCGAAGGGGTCTACGACACCAAACAGGGCGGCCATTTGGGTAGGTACTCAGGAGCCATCAAGGTGAAGAACGCTGAGACAATCGGAGTCGACAGTAAGTGAGCCTGCCTGATTTCAAATTGCTTCGCCCGCGCTCGCTGAATGAAGCGGTGTCGATGCTCGCCTCTCACTCCGGCAACGTCCAGATCATCGCCGGCGGCACCGACGTCATTCCCTCGATGAAGCAGCGCCTGTTCACCCCGGCGTACGCTATGGACATCCGCGGCATCGACGAGCTGCACGGCATCCGCGTGCTGCCCGGCCGCGGCGTCGAGATCGGCGCCCTCACAACCCTTTCCGCTATCGAAGACTCCGAGTTCATCCGCCGCAACTATCCGGTACTGCGCGAAGCGGCTATGACTGTGGCCTCGCCTGTCATCCGCAACATGGCCACCCTCGGCGGGAATATCTGCCTCGACACCCGCTGCCTCTGGTACAACCAGTCGCTCACCTGGCGGAGGTCCTGCGGCTTCTGCATCAAGAAGGACGGCGACCTGTGCCACGTCGCGCCCGGCGGCAAGAAGTGCTGGGCCGCCTTCTCCGGCGACACTCCGCCGGCCCTGATGTGTCTCGGCGCCGAACTGGAGATCGCCGGCCCGGACGGCACTCGGCGCGTGCCGCTCAAGGACTTCTACACCAATGTCGGCGACGCCCGGATGGAGCTCGAGCGCAACGAACTGCTGGTCCGCGTCCACCTGCCGGAAACGACCGCCGGGTGGCGTGGCGCATACATGAAGCTGCGCATCCGCGGCTCCATCGATTACCCCCTGGCCGGCGTAGCCGTGGCGCTCAAGATGAACGGCAAGGTCGAGGACGCTCGTGTCGCCATCACCGCCGTCAACCCCGCTCCCTTGCTGGTGCCCAACGCCGAGCATGCCCTGATCGGCAAGCAGGTTGACGAGTACGCCGCGGGCATCGTCGGCGAACTCGCCGCCAAGACCGCCAGGCCCCTGACCACCTCGGCGCTCACCCCGGAGTACCGCCGCGAGATGGTGCGGGTCTTCGCCAAGCGCGCGGTGCTGAAGGCTGCCCGCTCGTGAACTCGGTGCAATTCTGGACGCGGGCGACGGTCGTGTTCGTCATCGCCGCCTGGTGCGTGTTCGCCCTCATCTTCCTGTTGCGCAAGAAGCCTAAGGAAATCGGCCCTCCCGCCAAGCGAGATCCGGCGGCCTTTTGGGGGATTTTTCTCAAAGGCCTCGCGTACGGGATGGTCTGGTACGCTGCGCCGCGGCGGGCTGGCACCCGTCCCATGTTCGACAATATGCCGCTGGCCGGGCAGATCGCCATCGCATTGCTGGCGGCGGTGATCGCCACCGCCTCCGTCTGGCTGGTCCTGATCGCCGTGCGCACGCTCGGCAAGCAGTGGGCGGTGCAGGCCCGCCTCATCGAAGGGCACCGCCTCATCGTCGAAGGCCCGTACCGCTGGGTCCGCAATCCGATCTATACCGGGATGTTCGGCATGCTGATCGCCACCGGCCTCGCCTTCGCCACCTGGCCGATGCTGCTGGGAGGCATTGTCCTGTACCTGATCGGCTTCACCATCCGGGTCCGCGCCGAAGAGAAGCTCCTACAGGCTCAGTTTGGGGAGGAGTTCGAGGCGTACAAGCGGCAAGTCCCGGCGTTACTCCCTCGTTTATAGTGGTAGCTTGAAAACTGAGTACCGAGTACTGGGTACTGTTTTGATCACCGACTGCCACGTCCACATCCAGCCATTCGAGATGCTGCTGAGTCCGCCGGCCATGGAGCTGATGCGCCGCCAGCAGCTCGACTTCGAGCGCGTGCTGGAGTTTACCCGCTCGCCCAAGGCGTTCCTCGAATACATGGACGGGCAGGGGATCGATCGCGCGGTGCTGGTGAACTCTGCTTCTCCCGAGGTCACCGGCTACCCCACGGGGATGAACAAGGTCGCGGCTGAGTATGCCGCCGCCGATCCCAAACGCCTCATCTCCTGTGGCAGCCTGCATCCCAGGCACACCAAGAACGTGATGGCCGACGTGGAAGAGATCGTCCGCCTCGGCCTGCGCCTCATCAAGGTCCATCCACCGCACCAGCTCTTCTTCCCCAACGATTATCTGAAGGGAGTGAAGGAGCTGGAGATCCTCTACCGCGCAGCCGAGGCCAACCACATCCCGGTGATGTTCCACACCGGCACCTCGATCTTCCCCGGCGCGCGCAGCAAATACGGTGACCCTATGGCGCTCGACGACGTCGCCGTGGACTTTCCCAACCTCACCATCATCATGGCGCACGGGGGGCGCCCATTATGGACCGACACCGCCTTCTTCCTGGTACGCCGCCACGCCAACGTCTACCTTGACATCAGCAGCATCCCGCCTTCCCAGCTCCTGAGATATTTTCCGCGCCTGGAGGAGATCGCCGGCAAGACTATGTTCGGCAGCGACTGGCCGGGCCCCGGCGTTCGCGACATTCGCGAGAACTTGGACGCCATCCGGGCGCTGCCCATCACGGCTCAAGCCAGGCAGCAGATCCTGGGGGGCACCGCCCTCAAGATATGGCCGCAGGCATGATCACCGACTGCCACATCCACATCCAGCCAGTGGAGATGTTCAACCCGGCGGCGCTCGCCGCCATGAAGAAGAAGCGGGAGAACTTCGCCCAGATCGAGGAGTTCTGCCGCTCGCCGAAAGCCTTCCTCAAGCACATGGACGCCACCGGCATCGACCGCGCGGTGCTCATCAATTACGTCGCCCCCGAGGTCATCGGCTTCACTGCCGGCGTCAACCAGTTCGTGGCCGACTATGTGAAGGCAGACCCCAAACGCCTGATCCCTTGCGGCTCGCTGCACCCGCGCCACACGCGCAACATCATGGCCGACGTCGAGCAACTGGTGAAGCTCGGCATCCGGCTCATCAAGATCCACCCGCCGCACCAATTGCTCTTCCCCAACGATTACCGCGCTGGCGTGAAGGAGCTCGAGATCATCTACCGCGCCGCCGAGGCTAATGGTATTCCCGTGATGTTCCACACTGGGACCTCCATCTTCCCCGGGGCGCGCAACAAGTACGGCGACCCCATCCACGTGGACGATGTGGCGGTCGATTTCCCCAAGCTGAGGATCCTGCTGGCGCACGGCGGCCGGCCGTTGTGGATGCAGACCGCGTTCTTCCTGGTGCGCCGTCACCCCAACGTCTACCTCGACATCAGCGGCATCCCGCCCAAGGCGCTCTTGAAGTACTTCCCGCGCCTGCACGACATCGCGGGCAAGACCCTGTTCGGCACCGACTGGCCGGGCCCCGGCGTGCCTGACATCAAGCAGAACCTCGACGATTTCCGCGCCCTGCTCCTGCCCGATCCCGCCAAGCAGGACATCTTGAGCAAGACCGCACTCTCCATCTGGCCGGCATAGGAAAGGGCAGCCTCGCGGCTGCCCTCCCTGTCCGGTAGAGACGCCCGTCAGGGCATCTCTTATTGTTTCGGCACGGGGTGTGAATTCGCCTCTTTCTTGACCTTGATCCCCTTTGCTGGCTTTGGCGGTGTTGCAGCCGTCAGCGTGCCGGTCAGCTCATCCGCCAGCCCATCGGCGTGGTAGATGGTCCGCAGCGCCTCAATGATTCCCCGCGAATCCACATGCACGGACCGCCCGAGGGTGTCGTCGTACATCACATTCCACGGCAGCGACTGGATATTGCCGTCGAAGATGATGCCCACTACTTCGCCCTTGGTATTGATGACCGGGCTGCCCGAGTTGCCGCCGATGATGTCTGCGGTCTCCACCGCATTCAGCGGCGTCGCCAGCTTCAGCCGCGCCTTCGCCTTCATCCAGCTCTCGGGAAGCCGGAATGGAGCCTTGTTGCCATGTTCAGCCGCATGCTGGAACGCGCCGCCGATCGTGGTGAAGTAAGGAACCGGCGCGCCTTTCTTGGCCACGTCCCCCCGTCCGTCCTCGACGTAGCCTGTCACCTGGCCGTAGCTGAGGCGCAGGGTGAAGGTCGCGTCCGGCGGAAGGTTGTAGCCGCTATCGCTGAAGCGGGCCTTGGCGATCAGGCCGCCCTTCGTGCGATACACCGAGTCTACCTCGTCGTCGAAGCGCTTGCGCACCGCCCGCGCATCGGGATCGACGGACCGGATGAGCTGGATCATCGTGTCCTGGCTGGCATTCACCGCCGCTTCACCGCCCGCGTAGAGCTGCTTGCGGACGGCCGCATCGTCCAGCTTGGAGCCTTCCACCGCCGCCTTGGCGACTTCCGCCGGGCTGCGGCCGTTCAGGACCTTCTTCAGTACCTCGTTGTCAGCGCCCATCACGTCGCGCATGTTCTCCAGCGAGAAGGTGAGCCGGGCGATCTCCAGGTCTTTGTAGACCGGGGCCGTCGAGAACAATTCCTGCTCCACCGAGGGCAGGTTGGAGTCGCGATACTCCCGCAGCCGCTCGCCATTCGGTTTCTGTTTCTCTGCCACCACGCGGACCAGCGTGCGCGCGTACCCGGCCAGGTCGCCCCGCAGCCCGGCACGCCGCTCCAGGTAGGTGTACGGCAGGAAGATCTCCCGCTGTACCTGCACGCCCTTGCTGATCGCGTCCCAGGCCCCGCCGAACTCCGCCTTCTTCTTTGGGTCCGCGTTGACCGACTCCCGAAGCCGCCTTTCCTCCGCGGCCTTCTTTTCCATCAACTCCTTGTTCGTCAAGCCGCTTTCGTAGCCGGAGATGGCTTTCAGGGTGTTCTCCACGCCGAAGATCTCTTCCTGGACCTCGCGGTATTTCTCCGGCGACTGCGCCCCGAACGCTTTCATGGCCTCATCGCGCAGCCGGTAGGTCTTCAGGTACCAGGGGTACTGCACGTCACGCAGGAACGCGAGCCGGTCCATGGTGTACAGGCGTTCCGTGGAGCCCGGATGCCCGGAGACGAAGATCAGGTCCCCTTCCTTCACCCCGGTCGTGGACCATTTCAAGTGATGCTCGAGCTTTACCGGCTTATCGTTCTCATAGATACGGAAGAAAGTGATGTCGAGGTCGTAGCGGGGATACTCGAAGTTGTCGGGGTCCCCACCGAAGAAGGCCATGTCGAACTCGGGTGCGAACACCAGCCGGACATCGGTGTATTTCTTGTACTGGTACAGATGGAACTTGGCGCCGGAGTAGAGCGTCACCACGTCGCAGCGCAGGCCGGTCTTCTGCGCGCAGTCCTTTTCGATCTGCGCCATGGCCGCGCGCTGCGCCACTCCCGCCTGGGCAGCCGTCATATCCGGCTTCACGCCCGCGTTCACCTGGTCGGTCACATCCTCGATCTTCATCAGGACGTTCAGTTCCAGGTCCGGGCACTTGGCTTCTTCCGCCTGGATCTTGGCGTAGAAGCCGGTCTTCATGTAGTCCTTGCCGCTGGTGGAGAGTTGGTGGATGCACTCTGCCCCGACATGGTGGTTGGTGAAGGTCAAGCCCTCGGCGGAGACGAATGATCCCGAGCCGCCGTTGTTGAAACGCACCGACGACTTCTGGGCGTGGTCCAGCCAGGCCTGCGTGGGCTCGAATCCGTACTTGGCTTTGACTTTGGCTGCCGGAAACGCGTTATACAGCCACATCCCCTCGTCGCCCGCAGCCAGGCTGGCGAACAAGAGCAAGATAAGGGCACACAACAGATATCTCCTCATGATTTCTCCATGGGGCGGAGTGCAATGACCTCCGCCGGGATTAGGCCAACCCTCGATGATACGGCAGCGCGTACTTCTGCGCCATCCGTCATGGCCCGCGACTCGCCTTTCGCCAGCCCTTCAGGTATAAGAAAAGCCGGGTGAGGAAGGGCGCGCGTCACCGGACTCGGTGACGTGTCCGCGGTTGCGTTCATCGAATTGGGGAGAGGATTCCTATGTCCACGGTTATGCCCCCGACCAGGGGACTGGAAGGCGTGGTCGCCGCCAATTCCGGCATCTGCTACATCGATGGCGACAAGGGCGTGCTCGCTTATCGCGGCATCGACATCCACGAACTGGCCGACAACTCCACCTTCGAGGAAACCTGCTACCTGCTCTGGTTCGGGAAGCTGCCCACCCGCCGCGAGCTGGGCGACACTCGCGAAGCGCTCGCCCGGGAGCGCAAGCTCGACCCTGCCATCGTCAACCTGCTTCGTCAGGCGCCCCGAAAGGCGCTTCCCATGGACGTGCTGCGCACCGCGGTGTCAGCCCTGGCGCTCCACGACCCCGATGAGAAGACCAACGATCGCGACGCGAATGTCCGCAAGACCCTGCGCCTGACCTCGCAGATGGCGATGATCGTCGCCTGCTACGACCGCATCCGGAAAGGGAAGCAGCTGGCGGAGCCCGACCGTTCGCTCTCCCACGCCGCCAATTTCCTGCTGATGCTCAACGGCGAGCCGCCTTCCAAGACCGCCGAGCGCGCCTTCGACATCGCCCTCATCCTGCACGCCGACCATGAACTGAATGCCTCGACTTTCGCCGCCCGCGTCACCGCCGCCACTGAATCCGACATGCACTCGGCCATCACCTCGGGCATCGGCGCCCTGAAGGGCCCATTGCATGGTGGCGCCAACGAAGCTGTTTTCAAGCTGCTGGAGTCCATCGACCAGGCGGGCGCCGACCCCGTCGAGTACGTCCGAGGCATGCTGGCGCAGAAGAAGAAGGTCCCCGGCTTCGGCCACCGCGTCTATCACACCGAGGACCCGCGGGCCACGCACCTGCGTCAGATGTCCGAGGATCTCGGCCGCTCCAGCGGCCAGCCCAAGTGGTTCGAGTATTCGCGCCAGATCGAGGAGTTCGTGAAGAAGGAGAAGAAGCTGAACGCCAACGTGGACTTCTACTCGGCTTCCACCTATCACGTGCTCGGCATCGACACCGACCTGTTCACGCCTATCTTTGCTGTCTCCCGGGTCTCGGGATGGACGGCCCACGTTCTGGAACAGCTGGCCGACAACCGGCTCATCCGCCCGCGCGCCGAGTACATCGGCCCGCCGTATCCGGTGCACTACACGCCCCTCGAGCGCCGCTCGTAAAGCGAAGGGAAGACGTTGCGGTAGAGACGCCCGTCAGGGCGTCTCTTTTTCTTGAATGGCCAGCCGTGCGCCCGCCAGCAGCGTGATCAGGGCGATCACCGCCAGCGATCCCAGGCAGAGAATGCACCACACGTGCAGGACGCGCGCCTCGACGTAGGTCAGGTAGAGCGAGAAGCCCAGGCCGCCAAGCGCCGCCAGCATCAGCAGGACCTTCGCCGCTTTCCCCCGCAGCGCCGCCAGGGTCCCGATGGCGATGTATCCCGCCAGGCCGATGACCGCCACCGGCACC harbors:
- a CDS encoding S46 family peptidase is translated as MRRYLLCALILLLFASLAAGDEGMWLYNAFPAAKVKAKYGFEPTQAWLDHAQKSSVRFNNGGSGSFVSAEGLTFTNHHVGAECIHQLSTSGKDYMKTGFYAKIQAEEAKCPDLELNVLMKIEDVTDQVNAGVKPDMTAAQAGVAQRAAMAQIEKDCAQKTGLRCDVVTLYSGAKFHLYQYKKYTDVRLVFAPEFDMAFFGGDPDNFEYPRYDLDITFFRIYENDKPVKLEHHLKWSTTGVKEGDLIFVSGHPGSTERLYTMDRLAFLRDVQYPWYLKTYRLRDEAMKAFGAQSPEKYREVQEEIFGVENTLKAISGYESGLTNKELMEKKAAEERRLRESVNADPKKKAEFGGAWDAISKGVQVQREIFLPYTYLERRAGLRGDLAGYARTLVRVVAEKQKPNGERLREYRDSNLPSVEQELFSTAPVYKDLEIARLTFSLENMRDVMGADNEVLKKVLNGRSPAEVAKAAVEGSKLDDAAVRKQLYAGGEAAVNASQDTMIQLIRSVDPDARAVRKRFDDEVDSVYRTKGGLIAKARFSDSGYNLPPDATFTLRLSYGQVTGYVEDGRGDVAKKGAPVPYFTTIGGAFQHAAEHGNKAPFRLPESWMKAKARLKLATPLNAVETADIIGGNSGSPVINTKGEVVGIIFDGNIQSLPWNVMYDDTLGRSVHVDSRGIIEALRTIYHADGLADELTGTLTAATPPKPAKGIKVKKEANSHPVPKQ
- a CDS encoding citrate synthase, with translation MSTVMPPTRGLEGVVAANSGICYIDGDKGVLAYRGIDIHELADNSTFEETCYLLWFGKLPTRRELGDTREALARERKLDPAIVNLLRQAPRKALPMDVLRTAVSALALHDPDEKTNDRDANVRKTLRLTSQMAMIVACYDRIRKGKQLAEPDRSLSHAANFLLMLNGEPPSKTAERAFDIALILHADHELNASTFAARVTAATESDMHSAITSGIGALKGPLHGGANEAVFKLLESIDQAGADPVEYVRGMLAQKKKVPGFGHRVYHTEDPRATHLRQMSEDLGRSSGQPKWFEYSRQIEEFVKKEKKLNANVDFYSASTYHVLGIDTDLFTPIFAVSRVSGWTAHVLEQLADNRLIRPRAEYIGPPYPVHYTPLERRS
- a CDS encoding vitamin K epoxide reductase family protein; translation: MRGLRIAIIGLALAGIGLSAVSAVNHYRTDPTSYCDFSEDFNCDIVNRSIYSRFPAESAHAVPVAVIGLAGYIAIGTLAALRGKAAKVLLMLAALGGLGFSLYLTYVEARVLHVWCILCLGSLAVIALITLLAGARLAIQEKETP
- a CDS encoding amidohydrolase family protein produces the protein MITDCHIHIQPVEMFNPAALAAMKKKRENFAQIEEFCRSPKAFLKHMDATGIDRAVLINYVAPEVIGFTAGVNQFVADYVKADPKRLIPCGSLHPRHTRNIMADVEQLVKLGIRLIKIHPPHQLLFPNDYRAGVKELEIIYRAAEANGIPVMFHTGTSIFPGARNKYGDPIHVDDVAVDFPKLRILLAHGGRPLWMQTAFFLVRRHPNVYLDISGIPPKALLKYFPRLHDIAGKTLFGTDWPGPGVPDIKQNLDDFRALLLPDPAKQDILSKTALSIWPA
- a CDS encoding amidohydrolase family protein; this translates as MITDCHVHIQPFEMLLSPPAMELMRRQQLDFERVLEFTRSPKAFLEYMDGQGIDRAVLVNSASPEVTGYPTGMNKVAAEYAAADPKRLISCGSLHPRHTKNVMADVEEIVRLGLRLIKVHPPHQLFFPNDYLKGVKELEILYRAAEANHIPVMFHTGTSIFPGARSKYGDPMALDDVAVDFPNLTIIMAHGGRPLWTDTAFFLVRRHANVYLDISSIPPSQLLRYFPRLEEIAGKTMFGSDWPGPGVRDIRENLDAIRALPITAQARQQILGGTALKIWPQA
- a CDS encoding molybdopterin cofactor-binding domain-containing protein — its product is WAQRKGKLGRGRGLGIACSHYVSGAANSIIRSDMPHSTVNIKIDRDGGVVVYTGASDIGQGSDTMVAQIAAEVLGCRMARVKVVAADTDLTPIDIGSYSSRVTFMNGNATLRAAEEVKKQIQVAAARRMDCAPEDVMMRDDRVWKKGSAAGTGPSAEKGLETKDASRGAAEVSGRVEGQILRGSLQQKRKEEGPKNHMSFEEAGVAAIDFHGALTGTGSYAPPQEARGGKHKGAGVGPSPAYSYSAQVADVSVDEETGEVTVHKIWAAHDCGRALNPVSVDGQVIGSVWMGLGQALQEEMVWKDGLLMNPGLLEYRSPSSAESPEIESIIVESVDPEGPFGAKECSEGSLAAAIPAIANAIYDAVGARLRESPFTPERIVAALRAQAGIKKLDLTEGVDPTAPMTFREHGGSLWFKGKGPARHPLDPAVQKEVPSGD
- a CDS encoding FAD binding domain-containing protein yields the protein MSLPDFKLLRPRSLNEAVSMLASHSGNVQIIAGGTDVIPSMKQRLFTPAYAMDIRGIDELHGIRVLPGRGVEIGALTTLSAIEDSEFIRRNYPVLREAAMTVASPVIRNMATLGGNICLDTRCLWYNQSLTWRRSCGFCIKKDGDLCHVAPGGKKCWAAFSGDTPPALMCLGAELEIAGPDGTRRVPLKDFYTNVGDARMELERNELLVRVHLPETTAGWRGAYMKLRIRGSIDYPLAGVAVALKMNGKVEDARVAITAVNPAPLLVPNAEHALIGKQVDEYAAGIVGELAAKTARPLTTSALTPEYRREMVRVFAKRAVLKAARS
- a CDS encoding isoprenylcysteine carboxylmethyltransferase family protein, which codes for MFVIAAWCVFALIFLLRKKPKEIGPPAKRDPAAFWGIFLKGLAYGMVWYAAPRRAGTRPMFDNMPLAGQIAIALLAAVIATASVWLVLIAVRTLGKQWAVQARLIEGHRLIVEGPYRWVRNPIYTGMFGMLIATGLAFATWPMLLGGIVLYLIGFTIRVRAEEKLLQAQFGEEFEAYKRQVPALLPRL